In a single window of the Pyrococcus sp. NA2 genome:
- a CDS encoding RNA-guided endonuclease TnpB family protein has protein sequence MKLTKTVILESYPLTGRKFNAIKEVYVEYSEILPPLTNYAVENKIKNPKKLRRLFYDELKGEHDLPTHYYYTVCQDAVTRAKSFLGLKKRGKAKTEKPVIRRVSLWLDDVLWDYRRFPQFNTLRDGRKILIIRLTTKRGRIKLPLKPHKLFFKYLNEGWRVKPCVKLRLIEEERKVLAYFVFEKEFEELKPTGSFLTVDYNADNVSFGTREFLIQVKTDLGRMTRFYSDARKEIQKSHSIGWRRKLPSKRGRELLEKFGRRKKNRRADLQRKFAKRLVELAKVLNTTIVLEDVPKNFNQRVARRRKKGEKRLRDTLHNIGMNGFQRFVLEKAVEYGVPVVFVDPSYSSRVCPRCGAFNVKPDDDALRRRVFNCPVCGFSMDRDFVAVLNLLGVFPFTPKANEPPVEDSVSPMTLVVEANLLHHKNSLVVITQGPQQK, from the coding sequence GTGAAACTAACCAAAACAGTAATCCTTGAAAGTTACCCACTCACGGGGAGAAAGTTCAATGCAATAAAAGAGGTTTATGTTGAATACTCGGAAATACTACCACCACTAACAAACTACGCCGTTGAAAACAAAATAAAGAATCCCAAAAAACTCAGGAGACTCTTTTATGACGAACTCAAGGGGGAGCATGATTTACCAACCCACTATTACTACACCGTCTGCCAAGATGCAGTAACGAGGGCAAAGAGTTTCCTCGGACTGAAAAAGAGGGGGAAGGCCAAGACAGAGAAACCCGTCATCAGGAGGGTCTCCCTCTGGTTAGACGATGTATTGTGGGACTACAGAAGGTTCCCACAATTTAACACTCTTAGGGACGGGAGGAAAATCCTCATAATCAGACTAACAACGAAGAGGGGCAGGATAAAACTCCCACTAAAACCACACAAACTCTTCTTTAAATACCTAAACGAGGGTTGGAGGGTCAAACCATGTGTGAAACTTAGGTTAATTGAGGAGGAACGGAAAGTCCTCGCATACTTCGTCTTCGAGAAAGAGTTCGAGGAACTTAAACCAACTGGAAGTTTCCTCACAGTGGATTACAATGCGGATAATGTTTCCTTCGGCACTCGTGAGTTTTTAATCCAAGTCAAGACTGATTTGGGCAGGATGACGAGGTTCTACTCTGATGCAAGAAAAGAAATACAAAAATCCCACTCTATCGGTTGGAGGAGGAAACTCCCGTCGAAGAGGGGAAGGGAACTCCTTGAAAAGTTTGGGCGGAGGAAGAAGAACAGGAGGGCTGACTTGCAGAGGAAGTTTGCGAAGAGACTGGTCGAACTCGCCAAAGTGTTGAATACAACGATCGTCCTTGAAGATGTCCCCAAGAACTTTAACCAGAGGGTTGCGAGGAGGAGGAAGAAGGGGGAGAAGAGGTTGAGGGATACTCTTCACAATATTGGCATGAACGGTTTCCAACGTTTTGTCCTTGAGAAGGCGGTTGAGTATGGGGTTCCCGTGGTTTTTGTCGATCCCTCTTACTCATCCCGCGTGTGTCCTCGTTGTGGGGCGTTTAATGTGAAGCCCGATGACGACGCACTGCGTCGGAGGGTTTTTAACTGTCCAGTCTGTGGTTTTTCGATGGATAGGGATTTTGTTGCGGTTTTAAACTTGTTGGGGGTGTTTCCGTTCACCCCGAAGGCCAATGAACCACCAGTTGAGGACTCGGTGAGTCCGATGACGTTGGTGGTCGAGGCCAACCTCCTGCACCACAAAAACTCCTTGGTAGTAATTACTCAAGGACCACAACAAAAATAG
- a CDS encoding glycogen/starch synthase, with the protein MKVLILGFEYLPVKVGGLSEALTSISRALASLGNEVLVFTPSHGRFKGSKIGSVKAFGEVIDVDVHESREGRLRVYRIGGGILNDSDVYGPGWEGLLRKSVVFGKASVLLLNKLLENENLPDVVHFHDWHSVFAGALIKKYFRIPAVFTIHRLNKSKIPAFYFHEAGLSELAPYPDLDPEHTGGYIADIVTTVSRGYLLDEWDFFRNFEGKITYVFNGIDCSFWNERYLDGSRNERRRKLLNKLGLDDGSTFLFIGRFDRVQKGVDTLFRAIEILSTTKEFEGMRFLIIGKGDPELENWARYIEGKYNNVRVITEMLSREFVREIYGSVDFVLIPSYFEPFGLVSLEAMCLGAIPIASSVGGLRDVVISLDDDPERGTGLLVKPGDPYALAEGIMRMYKLPGSILEKIRENCRRRAREFSWESAARRYIRAYTGNVDRFFGFII; encoded by the coding sequence ATGAAGGTTCTCATCCTTGGATTTGAGTATCTTCCCGTTAAAGTTGGAGGCCTTTCAGAGGCCTTAACATCAATCTCAAGGGCCTTGGCATCTCTCGGTAACGAAGTTCTTGTGTTCACACCCTCTCATGGAAGGTTTAAAGGTTCAAAAATTGGGAGTGTAAAGGCATTTGGGGAGGTCATTGATGTCGATGTTCACGAATCCAGAGAAGGAAGGCTAAGGGTTTACAGAATTGGTGGTGGAATACTGAATGACAGTGACGTTTATGGCCCAGGATGGGAGGGTTTACTTAGGAAGTCTGTAGTCTTTGGAAAGGCAAGTGTTCTTCTATTAAATAAATTACTTGAGAACGAAAATCTTCCGGATGTTGTTCACTTTCACGACTGGCATAGCGTTTTTGCCGGTGCATTGATAAAGAAGTACTTTCGAATTCCCGCTGTATTCACAATTCACAGGCTAAATAAATCGAAGATCCCGGCCTTTTATTTTCACGAGGCTGGATTATCTGAGTTAGCTCCCTATCCAGACCTTGATCCGGAGCATACAGGGGGTTACATAGCTGACATTGTAACTACAGTGAGTAGGGGGTATCTCTTGGATGAATGGGATTTCTTCAGGAACTTTGAGGGAAAGATCACTTACGTTTTTAATGGCATAGATTGCTCCTTCTGGAATGAAAGGTATCTTGATGGTTCCAGGAATGAGAGGAGGAGGAAATTGCTCAACAAGCTTGGCTTAGATGATGGGAGCACATTTCTATTTATAGGTAGGTTTGATAGAGTCCAGAAAGGGGTTGACACACTATTTAGAGCAATTGAAATCCTATCAACAACTAAAGAGTTTGAAGGGATGAGGTTTCTGATAATAGGGAAAGGTGATCCTGAGCTCGAAAATTGGGCAAGGTACATTGAAGGTAAGTATAATAATGTCAGGGTTATTACTGAAATGCTGTCCAGGGAATTTGTCAGGGAAATATACGGCTCAGTGGATTTCGTTTTAATTCCTTCTTATTTTGAGCCATTCGGCCTAGTCTCCCTGGAAGCAATGTGTCTAGGGGCCATACCAATAGCCTCTTCAGTTGGTGGCCTTAGAGATGTCGTGATAAGCTTGGATGATGATCCTGAAAGGGGAACTGGCCTTTTGGTGAAGCCTGGGGATCCCTATGCTTTAGCGGAAGGAATAATGAGAATGTATAAACTCCCTGGAAGCATTTTAGAGAAGATCAGGGAAAATTGTAGAAGAAGGGCTAGGGAGTTTTCCTGGGAAAGCGCGGCAAGAAGGTACATCCGAGCCTACACGGGAAATGTTGATCGGTTCTTTGGTTTCATAATATAA
- a CDS encoding DUF99 family protein gives MIRKVKREIRVIGFDDGTFTGKNRGEKVILVGVIMKGALDVVGIVTRWITIDGFDSSDAIIDAVNSSRFKDLRVIMLKGVTYAGFNIVDVKRVYRETGLPVIVVIRKKPDLNAMESALRKHFNDYEERIKLLRSAGKLIELIPGKLYYQVVGLSEDTAREVIRVTTRNSLIPEPLRLAHMIASAVMRGESTKD, from the coding sequence ATGATTAGGAAGGTTAAGAGGGAGATAAGAGTAATTGGGTTTGATGATGGAACATTCACCGGAAAGAATAGGGGTGAGAAAGTAATTCTAGTTGGCGTAATCATGAAGGGGGCTCTCGATGTCGTTGGAATTGTAACCAGGTGGATAACCATAGATGGATTTGACTCGAGCGATGCAATAATAGATGCCGTTAACTCCTCGAGGTTTAAGGATCTTAGGGTGATAATGCTCAAGGGGGTCACATACGCTGGTTTCAACATAGTTGACGTTAAAAGGGTATATAGGGAAACTGGGTTGCCAGTTATAGTCGTGATTAGAAAGAAACCTGATTTGAATGCCATGGAATCTGCTCTTAGAAAGCATTTTAATGATTACGAGGAAAGAATAAAACTTCTAAGGAGTGCTGGTAAGCTCATAGAGCTTATTCCGGGGAAGTTATATTATCAGGTCGTAGGTCTAAGTGAGGACACTGCCAGGGAAGTCATAAGAGTTACAACGAGAAATTCCCTAATTCCCGAGCCTTTAAGGTTGGCACATATGATAGCATCAGCTGTCATGAGGGGAGAGAGTACAAAAGATTAA
- a CDS encoding molybdenum cofactor guanylyltransferase, whose translation MIGLIFAVKLKPSDNYLIPINDEPMVKLLESRLRQAKRVEEVITLVKKGHERKYSLHVSNVKPVKGRTVIEALLEGLPPGKDIFLVKGNMPLVMPFLVNYMSTIFIEESPDALIPRWRDGRVEIFHGIYDSRALRNALEAMKAEGERNINSLPNYLDAEYLNIDELIGRNEKVFWSFFVIRTSEDLRKVLRSGMI comes from the coding sequence ATGATAGGCTTGATATTCGCTGTAAAGCTAAAGCCCTCTGATAATTACCTAATTCCCATCAATGACGAGCCAATGGTCAAGTTACTTGAGTCAAGACTTAGACAGGCAAAGAGAGTAGAAGAGGTAATAACGTTAGTTAAGAAAGGTCACGAAAGGAAATATTCATTGCATGTCAGTAATGTAAAACCAGTTAAAGGTAGAACCGTAATAGAGGCTCTTTTGGAAGGATTACCCCCTGGAAAAGATATATTCCTAGTCAAAGGAAACATGCCTCTCGTGATGCCCTTCTTAGTGAATTACATGAGTACCATATTCATTGAGGAGTCTCCAGATGCTCTAATACCAAGATGGAGGGATGGAAGGGTTGAAATATTCCACGGAATTTATGATTCAAGAGCCCTAAGAAATGCCCTTGAAGCCATGAAAGCTGAAGGAGAGAGAAACATAAACTCCCTGCCGAACTACTTAGACGCGGAATATCTCAACATAGATGAGTTGATAGGAAGGAACGAGAAGGTATTTTGGAGCTTCTTTGTCATAAGGACATCAGAGGATTTAAGAAAAGTACTTAGATCTGGAATGATATAA
- a CDS encoding TIGR00288 family NYN domain-containing protein, which yields MARWERIVEGVKSIAVIKSKIISRGKRIALLVDGPNILRKELGIHLEDIVEALSKLGNIRVAKVILNQYAPQSLIEAVSNQGFEPVIVAGEIGVKLAVEAMREVYNPNIDILALATRNTEFVPIILKAKEKGKETAIIGVEPGFSSALKHAADYVIILEPRGEVSEERDFKDIEERDGRRKERRKASENNRINH from the coding sequence ATGGCACGTTGGGAGAGGATAGTTGAAGGTGTCAAGAGTATTGCAGTGATAAAGAGTAAGATCATCAGTAGGGGAAAAAGGATAGCCCTCCTTGTTGATGGTCCAAATATCTTAAGGAAGGAACTCGGGATACACTTGGAGGATATAGTGGAGGCCCTAAGTAAGCTTGGCAATATAAGAGTAGCCAAAGTCATATTAAACCAGTACGCTCCCCAAAGTCTAATCGAGGCCGTCTCAAATCAGGGATTTGAACCAGTTATAGTTGCTGGTGAAATAGGAGTTAAACTCGCTGTAGAGGCCATGAGAGAAGTCTACAACCCAAACATAGACATACTTGCCTTGGCAACCAGGAATACGGAGTTCGTACCTATAATCCTCAAGGCTAAAGAAAAGGGAAAGGAGACTGCTATAATAGGAGTTGAACCTGGATTTAGTTCAGCGTTGAAGCATGCGGCTGATTACGTTATAATTCTTGAACCTAGGGGTGAGGTTAGTGAAGAGCGTGATTTCAAAGATATTGAAGAAAGAGACGGAAGAAGAAAGGAAAGAAGAAAGGCCTCAGAAAACAATCGGATTAATCATTGA
- a CDS encoding carboxylate/amino acid/amine transporter: MRGYLLVFLAASMWGTLGIFAKFLYQFNLSTYTIIFYRVIFALIFLFVYLKIKGIPILVPRERLKFYVVYAFFSIFLFYSLYFYTVKISSVSFAVLMLYTAPAYSIILGKLFFNEKITKKKVIAVILVVSGVLSLNYGGISFTTKAIVVGLASGITYALYGVFAKMAVKREEPERVLFNVLLLGSLFLLPFTDFKVPIESIPYLLALAFFPTFLGYILYNTALKTVEVSKASVIATIEPVVAMTLAFLIFGEKLTMFQLFGGAMIILGAILAKMA; encoded by the coding sequence ATGAGGGGATATCTTCTTGTCTTCTTAGCTGCCTCGATGTGGGGAACACTTGGAATATTCGCGAAGTTTCTGTATCAGTTTAATCTCTCAACTTACACGATAATATTCTACAGGGTCATATTTGCTCTCATATTCCTGTTCGTATATCTAAAGATTAAGGGCATTCCAATCTTAGTTCCCAGGGAAAGATTAAAGTTTTATGTAGTTTACGCCTTCTTTAGCATATTCCTGTTCTATTCTCTGTATTTCTATACCGTGAAAATTTCATCTGTGTCCTTCGCAGTTTTAATGCTATACACAGCCCCAGCGTATTCAATAATACTTGGAAAGTTGTTCTTTAACGAGAAGATAACGAAAAAGAAGGTTATTGCCGTGATCTTAGTTGTATCGGGGGTTTTAAGTTTAAACTATGGAGGAATTAGTTTCACAACCAAGGCCATAGTGGTTGGGCTCGCCAGTGGAATAACTTACGCTCTCTATGGTGTCTTCGCAAAGATGGCCGTTAAGAGAGAGGAACCTGAGAGGGTACTCTTCAACGTTCTCCTACTTGGATCATTATTCTTGCTACCCTTCACGGACTTTAAGGTTCCTATTGAATCTATTCCCTATCTCTTAGCCCTTGCGTTCTTCCCAACATTCCTGGGCTATATCCTATATAACACGGCCCTGAAAACCGTTGAAGTAAGTAAAGCTTCTGTTATAGCAACGATAGAACCCGTAGTTGCAATGACTCTAGCCTTCCTAATCTTTGGGGAGAAGTTAACCATGTTTCAGTTGTTTGGAGGAGCCATGATAATACTCGGAGCAATTTTAGCTAAAATGGCTTAA